A single window of Acetohalobium arabaticum DSM 5501 DNA harbors:
- a CDS encoding ABC transporter substrate-binding protein, which yields MDLINRKLVLGLLILGLIIITVGCGQSQTGNEADKKLKIGVIQIVEHPALDAARKGFVDSLAEQGYKEGEDVDYDYQNAQGDMSTAQTIAKNFKNNQVDMILAIATPTAQAAANATSEIPILITAVTDPKEAGLVNSLDKPGTNVTGTSDLTPVGKQLELLVEISPEVKDVGILYNAGETNSVVQADLAKEKADELGLNLVEGAVSNSSDVFQTTQTLAGKVDAFYVPTDNTVASAVESVVKVANENDLPLIVGEEEVVERGGLATIGINYYQLGQQTGSMAAEVIAGADPAQMPIEYLEGAELVINKEAAKEMNVDLPDDIVNRAANIIK from the coding sequence ATGGATTTAATTAACAGAAAGCTTGTATTAGGATTATTGATATTGGGACTGATCATCATAACAGTAGGCTGTGGTCAGAGTCAGACGGGAAATGAAGCTGATAAAAAATTAAAAATTGGAGTTATTCAGATTGTAGAACATCCTGCTTTGGATGCTGCCCGGAAAGGATTTGTTGATTCTTTGGCTGAGCAGGGTTATAAAGAAGGCGAAGATGTGGACTATGATTACCAGAATGCACAGGGAGATATGTCTACTGCTCAGACGATAGCTAAGAATTTCAAGAATAATCAGGTTGATATGATCTTAGCTATTGCTACTCCTACAGCCCAGGCGGCTGCGAATGCTACTTCGGAGATTCCTATTCTGATTACAGCAGTTACTGATCCCAAAGAGGCAGGACTGGTTAATAGCCTGGATAAACCCGGTACCAATGTAACAGGAACCAGTGATTTAACTCCTGTAGGAAAACAGCTGGAACTGTTGGTTGAAATCAGTCCTGAAGTTAAGGATGTTGGAATTCTATATAATGCAGGAGAAACTAACTCTGTAGTTCAGGCTGATCTGGCTAAAGAGAAGGCAGATGAGTTAGGACTTAATCTAGTTGAAGGCGCTGTAAGTAATAGTAGCGATGTCTTTCAGACTACTCAAACGCTGGCTGGTAAAGTAGATGCTTTCTATGTCCCGACAGATAATACAGTAGCATCAGCAGTTGAATCAGTAGTGAAGGTTGCTAATGAAAATGATCTACCGCTGATTGTTGGAGAAGAAGAGGTGGTTGAGCGGGGCGGTCTGGCTACTATTGGAATTAACTATTATCAACTTGGACAGCAGACAGGAAGCATGGCAGCAGAAGTTATTGCTGGAGCAGATCCGGCTCAGATGCCGATAGAATACTTAGAGGGAGCTGAATTAGTAATCAATAAAGAAGCTGCTAAAGAGATGAATGTAGATCTACCAGATGATATAGTTAATCGAGCAGCTAATATTATAAAATAA
- the metK gene encoding methionine adenosyltransferase, whose protein sequence is MANKNYLFTSESVTEGHPDKVADQISDAVLDAILSQDPQGRVACETLVTTGMVLVSGEISTDCYVDISQIARETVKEIGYTRAKFGFDGETCAVLTSIDEQSPDIAMGVDEALEAKEGSTGDQELGAGDQGLMFGYATNETEELMPLPIVLSHKLARRLAKVRKDNLLSYLRPDGKTQVTVEYEEDKPVRVDTVVVSTQHGPDVSLDQIKEDIISEVIKPVIDEEMLDDKTEYLVNPTGRFVIGGPHGDAGLTGRKIIVDTYGGTARHGGGAFSGKDPTKVDRSATYAARYVAKNVVAAGLADRCEVQLSYAIGVASPVSIMVDTFGTANIEEEALEELITEYFDLRPSRIIEELNLRRPIYNQVAAYGHLGRNDLELPWERTDKADLLRDEAGL, encoded by the coding sequence ATGGCTAATAAAAATTACTTATTTACATCGGAATCAGTAACTGAAGGACATCCGGATAAGGTTGCTGATCAGATTTCTGATGCTGTGTTGGATGCTATTTTAAGCCAGGACCCGCAGGGGAGAGTTGCCTGTGAAACATTAGTAACAACTGGAATGGTCTTGGTTTCCGGTGAGATTTCTACCGATTGTTATGTTGATATTTCGCAGATTGCTAGAGAGACTGTTAAGGAGATTGGCTATACCCGGGCTAAATTCGGCTTTGATGGAGAGACCTGTGCTGTCTTAACATCTATTGATGAACAGTCGCCGGATATTGCTATGGGAGTAGATGAGGCTCTAGAGGCTAAAGAAGGCAGCACTGGTGACCAGGAGCTTGGAGCCGGTGACCAGGGATTGATGTTTGGCTATGCTACTAATGAAACTGAAGAGTTAATGCCGCTGCCGATTGTTCTATCCCATAAACTTGCTAGAAGGCTGGCTAAAGTAAGAAAGGATAATCTGTTATCTTATCTGCGTCCTGATGGTAAAACACAGGTTACTGTTGAGTATGAAGAGGACAAGCCTGTGAGAGTGGATACGGTAGTAGTTTCTACTCAGCACGGTCCGGATGTATCTCTGGATCAGATTAAAGAAGATATTATTTCTGAAGTGATTAAACCGGTTATTGACGAAGAAATGCTGGATGATAAGACAGAATACTTAGTAAATCCAACCGGAAGATTTGTTATCGGCGGCCCCCATGGTGATGCTGGTTTGACCGGACGTAAGATAATTGTTGATACCTACGGTGGTACAGCTCGCCACGGCGGTGGGGCTTTTTCCGGTAAAGATCCGACAAAAGTTGATAGATCTGCTACTTATGCCGCCCGTTATGTGGCCAAGAATGTAGTAGCAGCAGGACTGGCTGATAGATGTGAGGTTCAGCTGTCTTATGCTATTGGAGTGGCTTCACCAGTTTCAATCATGGTGGATACCTTTGGTACGGCTAATATTGAAGAAGAGGCTTTGGAAGAGTTGATTACAGAGTACTTTGATTTACGTCCCAGTAGGATTATTGAAGAACTGAATTTAAGGAGACCTATCTATAATCAGGTAGCTGCCTACGGTCACCTTGGCCGAAATGATTTAGAACTGCCGTGGGAGCGGACAGATAAGGCTGATCTTTTACGGGACGAGGCAGGATTATAA
- the fmt gene encoding methionyl-tRNA formyltransferase, with the protein MDVIFMGTPDFAVPTLKRLIKEEFTDLIGVVTQPDRPRGRGQKLHPSPVKKEALKEDLTLLQPEDINSSDSVAKLKELNPDVIVVIAYGQVLDNEILELPKLGCINVHASLLPKYRGSGPLHRVLINGEEKTGITTIYMEEGLDTGDMILQEEVEITSEETVGQLHDRLAVLGADVLIETLELIKSGEAERIPQDDRKATYAQKINKEEGRIDWTASAYEIKNLIRGMNPWPGAYTFYNDNRLKVWGSKIYDSKTKPSVIPGTVVDIEAESGFIVQSGEGQLLINEVQPENKQRMSANDFLRGYDLQEGTLLATDQDQNED; encoded by the coding sequence ATGGATGTTATATTTATGGGAACTCCTGATTTTGCAGTACCTACACTTAAACGATTAATTAAAGAAGAGTTTACTGATCTAATAGGAGTTGTTACCCAGCCTGACCGGCCTAGGGGTAGAGGACAGAAGCTGCACCCATCGCCAGTTAAAAAAGAAGCTCTAAAAGAGGATTTAACTCTGTTACAGCCTGAAGATATCAACAGTTCTGATTCAGTGGCTAAACTTAAAGAATTAAATCCTGATGTAATTGTAGTAATTGCCTACGGCCAAGTTTTGGATAACGAGATTCTTGAGCTGCCTAAATTAGGATGTATCAATGTTCATGCTTCGCTACTTCCTAAGTACCGAGGTTCTGGTCCTCTTCATCGAGTGCTCATTAATGGTGAAGAGAAGACAGGGATTACTACAATATATATGGAAGAAGGACTGGATACCGGTGATATGATCTTACAAGAAGAAGTTGAGATAACTTCTGAAGAGACTGTCGGCCAATTACATGATAGATTAGCTGTTTTAGGTGCTGATGTTTTGATTGAAACTCTGGAGTTAATTAAATCCGGAGAGGCTGAACGAATTCCGCAGGATGATAGAAAGGCTACCTATGCTCAAAAGATTAATAAGGAAGAAGGGCGGATTGATTGGACGGCAAGTGCTTATGAGATCAAGAACTTAATTCGGGGTATGAATCCCTGGCCAGGTGCCTATACTTTCTATAATGATAATAGACTTAAAGTCTGGGGCAGTAAGATCTATGATTCGAAAACCAAACCTTCTGTAATTCCTGGAACAGTAGTCGATATTGAAGCAGAATCCGGTTTTATAGTTCAAAGCGGTGAAGGTCAACTGTTGATTAATGAGGTTCAGCCGGAGAATAAACAGCGTATGTCGGCTAATGACTTCCTTAGGGGCTATGATCTACAAGAGGGAACTTTATTAGCTACTGACCAGGATCAGAATGAAGATTAA
- a CDS encoding DUF116 domain-containing protein codes for MKIKMQQNEENTRDRKLFLSLLVLSVMILGIIVSGIWYLNLTNFNHISRIILLVVGIIITLFSLIVVLGIVGILIILRKNEPVSFFYGPIRIVISYLFPLVIYLGKILGFDRLEIKNSFIRVNNQLVKPNRLEVAPENILMLLPHCIQQVDCEYRITNDLDNCRRCGRCPVDDILQLRDKYGIKVAVATGGTLARRIIKEVQPRAIIAVACERDLTSGIQDTYPLPVIGVVNIRPEGPCINTLVEIEKLEKAINKLL; via the coding sequence ATGAAGATTAAGATGCAGCAGAATGAAGAAAATACCAGAGATCGAAAATTGTTTTTGAGTCTACTGGTATTATCAGTGATGATTCTGGGAATTATAGTAAGTGGGATCTGGTATTTAAATCTAACTAATTTTAATCATATTAGTCGGATTATTCTATTAGTTGTTGGAATAATAATTACTTTATTTAGCTTAATTGTTGTTTTGGGAATAGTCGGTATTTTAATTATTCTGCGGAAGAATGAGCCGGTTTCCTTCTTTTATGGACCGATTAGAATTGTGATTTCTTATTTATTCCCTTTAGTTATTTATCTGGGTAAGATATTGGGGTTTGACAGATTAGAAATCAAGAATTCTTTTATTCGGGTTAATAATCAGTTAGTTAAACCGAATAGGCTGGAGGTTGCTCCGGAAAATATTCTAATGTTACTGCCGCACTGTATCCAACAGGTAGACTGTGAGTATAGAATAACCAATGATCTCGATAACTGCCGTAGGTGCGGTCGGTGTCCAGTAGATGATATACTTCAGTTAAGGGATAAGTATGGTATTAAGGTAGCGGTGGCAACCGGCGGGACTCTAGCCCGAAGGATAATCAAAGAGGTGCAGCCTAGAGCTATTATTGCTGTGGCTTGTGAACGGGACTTAACCAGCGGAATTCAGGATACTTATCCGCTGCCGGTGATCGGAGTGGTTAATATTCGGCCGGAAGGCCCCTGTATTAATACTTTGGTTGAGATCGAAAAGTTAGAAAAAGCTATTAATAAACTATTATAA
- a CDS encoding DUF6391 domain-containing protein: MPLLFIILLIVVLFPSLLIPVGFLMMLLVLFIPFKFTFDSLIILLTAPGQIIKIAVNPKLRRNHALEHATINVLEESYGHQQLSGLAREDGFLIQGIINPVVLQQAAQEGLQRLKAGEQGLVIHDRCGTSLMVGNLLSALIFFGLLLSTGHFTILYVLVAVVCSRLLGPIVGRYTQRFLTTSTDVEGMVIKEIRSEAEFNNFFGISLSNQPQKLFVKTDRLEVY, encoded by the coding sequence ATGCCGCTGCTATTTATTATATTATTAATTGTAGTACTGTTTCCGTCATTATTAATTCCTGTTGGTTTCTTAATGATGTTGTTGGTTCTATTTATTCCTTTCAAGTTTACCTTTGATTCATTAATTATTCTACTGACTGCTCCTGGACAGATTATCAAGATTGCTGTGAATCCTAAATTAAGGAGGAATCATGCTCTAGAACATGCTACCATTAATGTGTTAGAAGAATCATACGGTCACCAGCAGCTGTCCGGTTTGGCCCGAGAGGATGGTTTCTTGATTCAGGGAATTATCAATCCTGTAGTGTTACAGCAAGCAGCCCAGGAAGGGCTGCAGAGACTGAAGGCTGGAGAGCAGGGCTTAGTTATTCATGATAGATGTGGTACCAGTTTAATGGTTGGTAATCTTTTATCGGCTTTAATCTTTTTTGGTTTATTATTATCAACTGGACATTTTACTATTCTATATGTACTGGTTGCTGTTGTCTGTTCTAGGCTGTTAGGGCCTATTGTAGGTAGGTATACTCAGAGATTCTTGACTACTTCGACCGATGTAGAGGGTATGGTGATTAAAGAGATTAGGTCTGAAGCTGAGTTTAATAATTTCTTTGGCATCAGTCTTAGCAATCAGCCGCAGAAATTATTCGTTAAAACAGATAGATTAGAGGTTTATTGA
- a CDS encoding zinc metallopeptidase, which translates to MFFPFFDPTFFILIPALLISMYAQYKVKSTFNKYLNVAASKGYTGAEVARDILQQKGIRDVTVERAKGSGSLNDHYDPRSKTVRLSSEVYNGRSLASLGVAAHETGHAVQHAVEYLPLNIRHTLLPAANFGSKLGLPLGIFGFFFFRSQFLVQLGLVIFAGAVLFQIVTLPVEFNASTRAIEFLRNGNYLASDEVKSTKKVLNAAALTYVAAVLVSIGHMLRLLMMASMLDDN; encoded by the coding sequence ATGTTTTTTCCGTTTTTTGATCCGACATTTTTTATTCTGATACCGGCGTTACTGATTTCAATGTATGCCCAATATAAAGTAAAGAGCACTTTCAATAAATATCTAAATGTAGCAGCTAGCAAAGGCTATACTGGAGCAGAAGTAGCTCGGGATATTCTACAGCAGAAAGGTATTCGAGATGTAACAGTAGAAAGAGCAAAGGGCAGTGGAAGTTTAAATGATCACTATGATCCCCGCAGTAAAACAGTTCGCTTATCGTCAGAAGTATATAATGGGAGATCATTGGCTTCTCTAGGAGTAGCAGCCCATGAAACCGGTCATGCTGTACAGCATGCTGTAGAATATCTGCCGTTGAATATTCGTCACACTTTACTGCCGGCAGCTAATTTTGGTTCTAAATTAGGGCTGCCGCTAGGAATATTTGGCTTCTTCTTCTTTAGGTCACAATTTTTAGTCCAGTTAGGACTGGTTATTTTTGCGGGAGCTGTTTTATTTCAGATTGTAACGCTGCCGGTAGAGTTTAATGCCAGTACTCGGGCTATTGAATTTCTGCGGAATGGTAATTACCTGGCTAGTGATGAGGTAAAATCGACTAAGAAGGTATTGAATGCAGCTGCTTTGACCTATGTAGCAGCCGTCTTAGTTTCTATAGGCCATATGCTGCGGTTGCTGATGATGGCTAGTATGCTGGATGATAATTAA
- a CDS encoding ABC transporter permease — protein sequence MWGTLLSSIEQGLVYGIMALGVYLTFRILDFPDLTVDGSFPLGAAVTAKLIISGVDPIISTLIAVLIGAVAGMITGFLNTKLKIVGLLSGILTMTALYSINLRIMGKANIPLLNQETVLTKIEALGFAGLWQTGIFFLIVIILLKLLIDWFLHTELGLALRATGDNQQMIRSLGVNTDLMIILGLALSNSLVALAGSLVAQYQGFADVGMGIGMIIIGLASVIIGEVVFSTRKIFWATLSVIGGSIVYRLAITTALRLGFAPTDLKIVTSVLVILALAAPTLKEDLKLSLLSDTSS from the coding sequence ATGTGGGGAACATTATTGAGTTCAATAGAACAGGGGTTAGTCTACGGCATCATGGCTCTAGGTGTCTATTTAACCTTTAGAATTTTAGATTTTCCTGATTTAACTGTGGACGGCAGCTTTCCTTTGGGAGCTGCTGTCACTGCTAAGCTGATTATCAGCGGAGTAGATCCGATTATATCTACTTTGATAGCAGTCTTAATTGGGGCCGTAGCCGGAATGATTACTGGATTTTTAAATACTAAATTAAAGATTGTAGGACTGCTGTCTGGAATTTTGACTATGACTGCTCTCTATTCTATTAATTTACGGATTATGGGGAAGGCCAATATTCCGCTGCTTAATCAAGAGACTGTCTTAACTAAGATAGAAGCGCTTGGATTTGCTGGATTATGGCAGACCGGTATCTTCTTTTTGATTGTTATTATTCTGTTAAAGTTATTAATAGACTGGTTTCTGCATACTGAACTAGGACTGGCTCTAAGAGCAACTGGAGATAATCAGCAGATGATTAGAAGCTTAGGGGTTAATACTGATCTGATGATTATTTTAGGTTTAGCCTTATCCAATTCATTAGTAGCTTTAGCTGGTTCATTAGTAGCCCAATACCAGGGGTTTGCTGATGTCGGAATGGGAATTGGAATGATTATTATCGGTTTAGCGTCGGTGATTATTGGAGAAGTAGTCTTCAGTACCCGAAAAATATTCTGGGCGACTTTAAGTGTGATTGGCGGTTCAATTGTTTACCGCTTAGCAATTACTACTGCTTTGCGTTTAGGTTTTGCGCCGACGGATTTAAAGATAGTGACCTCAGTGTTAGTGATTCTGGCTCTGGCGGCACCTACTTTAAAGGAAGACTTAAAGTTAAGTCTGTTATCTGATACTAGTTCTTGA
- the def gene encoding peptide deformylase has translation MAVLSIRTIGDPVLRTEAKPVDEVTEKTEGLIKNMQDTMYDASGVGLAAPQIGISKRVIVVDVGEGPLALINPEIVESSGSEIDEEGCLSIPNENGNVERAARVVVDALDSDGREVEIEAEGLLARVLQHEIDHLEGILFVDKVE, from the coding sequence ATGGCAGTATTATCGATTAGAACGATTGGAGATCCAGTTCTGCGGACTGAGGCTAAGCCTGTTGATGAGGTTACTGAAAAAACAGAAGGATTAATCAAGAATATGCAGGATACTATGTATGATGCTTCAGGTGTTGGTCTAGCAGCACCGCAGATTGGAATTTCGAAAAGGGTTATTGTTGTTGATGTTGGAGAGGGTCCTTTGGCTTTAATTAATCCTGAAATTGTGGAGAGTTCAGGTTCTGAAATAGATGAGGAAGGATGTTTGAGTATTCCAAATGAAAATGGTAATGTTGAGCGAGCAGCTAGAGTAGTGGTTGATGCGTTAGATAGTGACGGTAGAGAAGTAGAGATTGAAGCTGAAGGCTTATTGGCCAGAGTTTTGCAGCATGAGATTGACCATCTAGAGGGGATTTTATTTGTTGATAAAGTAGAATAG
- the priA gene encoding primosomal protein N', giving the protein MEFRYAEVIVDLPINEVDKPFTYLIPDQLREEIEIGYQVKVPFGHRQLSGYVIELKEEVESDSTKLKEIIKLKSSLQLFDRELLRLAKWIADYYQTYLITVLKSVIPSGDITQKTERIVRLNYSVPEIKQELAKLSKRAYKQREVLEYLIENQDQDLTSTALAEKVNTTSGTVRRLYEKDLIRYEEMEVRRDPVADIDFEPTTPFSLTTEQQKALNQIENLREAPESGTLLLKGVTGSGKTEVYLQAIAQVIDDGQDAIVLVPEISLTPQTVKRFKSRFGDQIAIYHSHLSNGERYDEWLRMKRGEAKVVVGARSAIFAPFSNLGLIIIDEEHETSYKQGDHPKYQARKVANKRAELTGAVTVLGTATPALESYYQVQQGNYQSVSLENRIDNRPLPPVEVIDMREELEAGHRSIFSRRLTAAIEDRLAKNEQIILFLNRRGFSTFVLCRECGFVLECPNCDVSLTYHADKTLLRCHYCDYQRKVPDICPECESRYIKYFGAGTQKVEQAIIEEFPTARVLRMDVDTTTRKGAHQRMLDRFRNNEADILLGTQMIAKGHDFPNITLVGVITADTALNFPDFRAAEHTFQLLTQVAGRTGRGDIVGEVVVQTYDPDHYSIQLAKEHDYETFYQQEIEARKELDYPPFTHLINLIIKHEKEVKVSKVANQLGGILNQQIRDRELNVELLGPIPAPLAKLRGKYRWQMILKGRDLDMMRKLNSYSLEALKKTVNLESTVISVDVDPIKML; this is encoded by the coding sequence ATGGAGTTTAGATATGCAGAAGTAATTGTAGATTTACCTATTAATGAAGTAGATAAACCTTTTACGTATCTTATTCCCGATCAATTAAGAGAAGAAATTGAGATCGGATACCAAGTAAAAGTACCTTTTGGCCATCGACAGCTTTCTGGTTATGTTATAGAATTAAAGGAAGAGGTCGAGTCTGATTCAACAAAGCTAAAGGAAATAATTAAACTAAAGAGTTCACTACAGTTATTTGACAGAGAACTTTTAAGGTTGGCTAAGTGGATTGCTGATTATTACCAGACTTACTTAATTACAGTTTTAAAATCTGTGATTCCATCTGGAGACATAACACAGAAGACAGAAAGGATTGTTAGATTAAATTATTCTGTACCTGAGATAAAGCAAGAGCTTGCTAAGTTAAGTAAACGGGCTTATAAGCAGCGAGAGGTTCTAGAATACTTGATTGAGAATCAAGATCAGGATTTAACATCGACTGCTTTAGCTGAAAAAGTGAATACTACTTCCGGTACAGTCCGGAGATTATATGAGAAGGATTTAATTAGATATGAAGAGATGGAAGTTAGAAGAGACCCGGTAGCAGATATAGATTTTGAACCTACAACTCCTTTCTCTTTAACTACTGAACAGCAAAAAGCTTTAAATCAGATTGAAAATTTAAGGGAAGCACCGGAAAGTGGGACCTTACTCCTTAAGGGAGTGACAGGTAGTGGTAAGACAGAAGTTTATCTACAGGCTATTGCCCAAGTAATAGATGATGGTCAGGATGCAATTGTATTAGTGCCTGAGATTTCTTTAACTCCTCAGACAGTAAAGCGGTTTAAGAGTAGATTTGGCGATCAGATTGCTATCTATCATAGCCATCTTTCTAATGGAGAACGGTATGATGAGTGGCTGAGAATGAAGCGGGGAGAAGCTAAAGTAGTGGTTGGAGCCCGGTCTGCTATTTTTGCTCCTTTCAGTAATCTAGGTTTAATAATTATCGATGAAGAGCATGAGACGTCCTATAAACAGGGGGACCATCCTAAATATCAGGCCCGAAAGGTAGCAAACAAACGGGCAGAACTGACCGGAGCAGTAACGGTTCTAGGGACAGCAACTCCGGCTTTGGAGAGTTATTATCAGGTACAGCAGGGAAATTATCAATCTGTAAGCCTGGAGAATAGAATAGATAATAGGCCGCTGCCGCCGGTAGAAGTAATCGATATGAGGGAAGAGTTGGAAGCAGGACACAGAAGCATCTTCAGTAGAAGGTTAACTGCTGCTATTGAGGATAGACTGGCTAAGAATGAACAGATTATTCTCTTTTTGAATCGGCGTGGATTCTCTACCTTTGTTCTCTGCCGCGAATGCGGTTTTGTACTGGAGTGTCCTAACTGTGATGTATCTCTTACTTATCATGCTGATAAAACGCTTCTGCGCTGTCATTATTGTGATTATCAAAGGAAGGTCCCTGACATCTGTCCTGAGTGTGAAAGCCGATATATTAAGTACTTTGGAGCTGGAACTCAGAAAGTAGAACAGGCAATTATAGAGGAGTTTCCGACTGCCCGGGTGCTGAGAATGGATGTAGATACTACTACTCGCAAAGGGGCCCATCAGCGAATGCTGGATAGATTTAGAAATAATGAGGCTGATATTCTACTGGGAACGCAGATGATTGCTAAAGGACATGATTTTCCTAATATTACTTTAGTTGGGGTGATTACAGCTGATACTGCTTTGAATTTTCCGGATTTTAGAGCAGCCGAACATACCTTTCAGCTGTTAACTCAGGTAGCCGGACGGACTGGTCGGGGGGATATAGTAGGGGAGGTAGTTGTTCAGACTTACGATCCGGATCATTATAGTATTCAATTAGCTAAAGAACATGATTATGAAACCTTCTATCAACAGGAAATAGAGGCTAGAAAAGAATTGGATTATCCTCCCTTCACTCATCTGATTAATCTGATTATCAAGCATGAGAAGGAGGTTAAAGTCAGCAAAGTAGCCAATCAGCTAGGAGGAATACTTAACCAACAGATTAGAGATAGGGAATTAAATGTTGAACTGTTAGGACCTATTCCGGCACCATTGGCTAAATTAAGGGGCAAGTATAGATGGCAGATGATTCTTAAAGGCAGAGATTTGGATATGATGAGAAAGCTAAATAGCTACAGTCTGGAGGCTTTAAAGAAGACTGTTAATTTAGAGAGTACTGTAATTAGTGTTGATGTTGATCCAATAAAAATGTTATAA
- a CDS encoding ABC transporter ATP-binding protein, producing the protein MLKVSGVRKVFGQGTVNENIALRDVDLELDAGEFVTVIGSNGAGKSTLLNSIAGTFPINKGSIEVNGIELTGEPDYKRAGLIGRVFQDPLEGTAASMSIEENLAMAADRGKRRGLSIGVDSERRDEFKEYLSLLGLGLEDRLTDKVGLLSGGQRQSLTLLMATIAKPKVLLLDEHTAALDPKTAEQVIDLTNKIVGKHNLTVLMVTHDLTQALDMGTRTIMMDTGEIVLDIKGSARSHMTVEELLDKFAQAQGKELTNDRMLLAQ; encoded by the coding sequence ATGTTAAAGGTAAGTGGAGTACGCAAAGTATTTGGTCAGGGAACAGTTAATGAGAATATAGCTCTCAGGGATGTAGATTTGGAGCTGGATGCCGGGGAGTTTGTAACGGTTATCGGCAGTAACGGAGCTGGTAAGTCTACATTGCTAAATTCAATTGCCGGTACTTTTCCGATTAATAAAGGCAGTATTGAGGTAAACGGAATTGAACTGACTGGTGAACCTGATTATAAACGGGCCGGTTTAATCGGTCGCGTTTTTCAGGATCCTCTTGAAGGAACTGCTGCTTCTATGTCGATTGAGGAGAATTTAGCTATGGCAGCGGACCGCGGTAAAAGACGGGGGCTAAGTATCGGAGTGGATAGTGAAAGAAGAGATGAGTTTAAAGAATATTTAAGCCTATTAGGATTAGGCTTAGAAGATAGATTAACTGATAAAGTCGGTCTCTTATCCGGCGGCCAGCGTCAGTCTTTAACGCTGCTTATGGCCACGATAGCTAAGCCGAAGGTGCTGCTTTTAGATGAACATACTGCTGCTTTAGATCCTAAAACAGCAGAACAGGTTATTGATTTAACTAATAAGATAGTAGGTAAGCATAATCTGACAGTACTGATGGTAACCCATGATTTAACTCAAGCTCTGGATATGGGAACTAGAACTATTATGATGGATACTGGAGAGATAGTTTTGGATATTAAAGGCTCGGCTCGCAGCCATATGACAGTAGAGGAGCTATTGGATAAATTTGCTCAAGCCCAGGGAAAAGAATTGACGAATGACCGGATGTTGTTAGCCCAATAA
- a CDS encoding S-ribosylhomocysteine lyase encodes MEIEVESFNLDHTQVDAPYVREAGRIETPQGDLIQKYDLRLLQPNENAVPTGAMHTLEHLLAGYMRERIDNVVDVAPMGCRTGFYLIVVGSPELDEIEEAVVDSLQEVIKTEMEDVPATTARECGNYRDHSLFGAKEYAEEVLAGFKE; translated from the coding sequence ATGGAGATTGAAGTAGAAAGCTTTAATCTGGATCATACTCAGGTTGATGCACCTTATGTGCGTGAAGCCGGTAGAATTGAGACACCTCAAGGAGATTTAATTCAAAAGTATGATTTGAGATTATTACAGCCTAATGAGAATGCTGTACCGACAGGAGCAATGCATACTTTGGAGCATCTTCTAGCAGGATATATGCGGGAAAGAATAGATAATGTAGTTGATGTAGCTCCTATGGGATGCAGAACAGGCTTTTATTTAATTGTAGTTGGCAGTCCAGAACTTGATGAAATAGAAGAAGCTGTTGTTGATTCACTACAGGAAGTGATTAAGACAGAAATGGAAGATGTACCAGCAACTACGGCTAGAGAATGCGGTAATTATCGTGATCATTCATTATTTGGAGCCAAAGAGTATGCCGAGGAAGTTCTGGCTGGATTTAAAGAATAA